A window of Natronolimnobius sp. AArcel1 contains these coding sequences:
- a CDS encoding radical SAM protein, which yields MISEGCEQCAKGGKMVMFVYGYCDQRDCFYCPLGENRKNVTDVYANERLVEDDEDVLEEAHRMDALGTSITGGEPQEALERTCHYLELLKDEFGEDHHTHLYTGIPGGRENMRKLAEAGLDEIRFHPPYEQWGDLHGTEWEEILYIAREEGLTPAFEIPGIRAEEEFLEFLDEGAADFCNINEFEMSDGNYRRMQEQGYELKENHMSAVEGSREEILEVMGDHERVYFCTSVFKDAAQHRRRLKRMARNIRREFDDVTDDGTLVYGKTRADPERFEALGVPEEFYTVKTNHVEIAWWLLEEMIEEGDLEDGEIVEQYPSYDGQVVERTPLA from the coding sequence ATGATTTCCGAGGGCTGCGAGCAGTGCGCGAAAGGCGGCAAGATGGTCATGTTCGTATACGGCTACTGTGACCAGCGCGACTGCTTTTACTGCCCGCTTGGCGAGAACCGCAAGAACGTCACCGACGTCTACGCGAACGAACGACTCGTCGAAGACGACGAGGACGTCCTCGAGGAGGCCCACCGGATGGACGCACTGGGCACCTCAATCACCGGCGGCGAACCCCAGGAGGCCCTCGAGCGAACCTGTCACTACCTCGAGCTTCTGAAAGACGAGTTCGGCGAGGACCACCACACCCACCTCTATACGGGGATTCCGGGCGGGCGCGAGAACATGCGGAAACTTGCCGAGGCCGGCCTCGACGAGATTCGGTTCCACCCGCCCTACGAGCAGTGGGGCGACCTCCACGGCACCGAGTGGGAGGAGATTCTGTACATCGCTCGCGAGGAGGGCCTCACGCCCGCGTTCGAAATTCCGGGTATCCGCGCCGAAGAGGAATTCCTCGAGTTCTTAGATGAGGGCGCAGCCGACTTCTGTAACATCAACGAGTTCGAGATGTCCGACGGGAACTACCGACGGATGCAAGAGCAGGGCTACGAACTCAAGGAAAACCACATGAGCGCCGTCGAGGGCTCCCGCGAGGAGATTCTCGAGGTCATGGGGGATCACGAACGCGTCTACTTCTGTACCTCCGTGTTCAAAGACGCCGCCCAGCACCGCCGTCGCCTCAAGCGCATGGCGCGCAACATCCGCCGCGAATTCGATGACGTGACCGACGACGGCACGCTCGTCTACGGCAAGACCCGCGCCGACCCCGAGCGCTTCGAAGCGCTTGGCGTCCCCGAGGAATTCTACACCGTCAAAACGAATCACGTCGAAATCGCCTGGTGGCTCTTAGAAGAGATGATCGAGGAGGGTGATCTCGAGGATGGCGAAATTGTTGAACAGTATCCGAGTTACGACGGACAGGTTGTCGAGCGGACGCCGCTGGCGTGA
- a CDS encoding DUF373 family protein translates to MLLVLCVDLDDDLGRKTGFSTPVIGREPVEEAAVALATADPEDSDVNVIFQGLHVYDDLDSRDESVEVAVVTGNEDGDVAANREVGDEVDTVLASLSTAEDVTALIITDGAQDESVIPVIRSRVPIDGVRRVVVRQAQNLESMYYTIKQVLDDPETRGTVLIPLGILLLIYPLALIGSALEMPGFVLGTTSALLGLYLISRGLGLGDRLDMAVESARRSLYAGRTTLLAYVVAAALFVLGGVSGMNELEGVQDATTGEVGAPVMVAALVYGSIQWLAAAGITTSLGQITDEYIAGNLKWRYLNAPFYVVAIAIVLHAVSAFFLDRVEIGYLATALTVGTLLGIVSTLAFAVVESRLEDTDGSDEEGDTDSRRHPDRV, encoded by the coding sequence ATGCTGTTGGTCCTCTGTGTCGACCTCGATGACGACCTCGGTCGCAAGACCGGCTTTTCGACGCCGGTAATCGGCCGGGAACCCGTCGAAGAGGCCGCTGTTGCCCTCGCGACCGCAGATCCCGAAGACTCCGACGTAAACGTCATCTTCCAGGGGCTGCACGTCTACGACGATCTGGACAGCCGCGACGAGAGCGTCGAAGTTGCGGTCGTGACGGGCAACGAAGACGGCGACGTAGCGGCCAACCGCGAGGTCGGCGACGAAGTGGATACGGTCCTCGCGAGCCTCTCGACTGCCGAGGACGTGACCGCGCTCATCATTACCGACGGTGCTCAGGACGAATCCGTCATCCCCGTTATCCGCTCGCGGGTCCCCATCGACGGCGTCCGCCGCGTGGTCGTCCGCCAGGCCCAGAATCTCGAGTCGATGTACTACACGATCAAGCAGGTGCTGGACGACCCCGAGACGCGGGGTACCGTCCTGATCCCACTCGGAATCCTCCTGCTGATCTACCCCCTCGCGCTCATCGGCAGCGCCCTCGAGATGCCGGGCTTCGTACTTGGAACCACCTCGGCGTTGCTTGGCCTGTACCTCATCTCGAGGGGACTCGGACTCGGCGACCGACTCGATATGGCAGTCGAGAGCGCGCGCCGCTCGCTGTATGCTGGGCGGACAACGCTCCTTGCCTACGTCGTCGCCGCGGCGCTGTTCGTTCTGGGCGGCGTCAGCGGGATGAACGAACTCGAGGGTGTTCAGGACGCGACGACTGGCGAGGTCGGCGCGCCGGTCATGGTCGCCGCGCTCGTCTACGGGTCGATTCAGTGGCTCGCTGCGGCAGGAATCACGACGAGTCTGGGCCAGATCACCGACGAGTACATCGCCGGCAATCTCAAGTGGCGCTACCTGAACGCGCCGTTTTACGTCGTCGCAATCGCCATCGTCCTCCACGCTGTCAGTGCCTTCTTCCTCGATAGAGTGGAAATTGGCTACCTCGCAACGGCGCTGACGGTCGGCACACTACTTGGCATCGTCAGCACGCTCGCCTTTGCCGTCGTCGAATCCCGACTCGAGGATACTGACGGCTCCGACGAGGAGGGTGACACCGACAGTCGTCGACACCCGGATCGAGTCTAG
- a CDS encoding polyprenyl synthetase family protein, with translation MELLERRRALIEERLVDVVDGVDPETLNEEVRHVALSGGKRVRPMVTVLACETVGGTAEEAVDFGVGIELVHNASLVIDDIIDRSELRRGTASAWAEFGYGPAIITSDGLLGEAFGLFSTNPQATRTVAEAMVELGIGEATELSAQPSNEEEYMTLARRKTGALFRAAAELGAIAADSDPFTVEALGEYAERVGIAFQIRDDVLDAVADADDLGKPTGHDAALERPSVVQVTDLTPEEANARARAEADRALDALDRVDVADPKAEGYLLELAEFVVERER, from the coding sequence ATGGAACTTCTGGAGCGCCGCCGGGCGCTAATTGAAGAGCGTCTCGTCGACGTCGTCGATGGGGTCGACCCGGAGACGCTCAACGAGGAAGTTCGGCACGTCGCCCTCTCCGGTGGCAAACGCGTCCGACCGATGGTCACGGTGTTAGCCTGTGAGACGGTCGGTGGAACCGCAGAAGAGGCTGTCGATTTCGGGGTTGGCATCGAACTCGTCCACAACGCCTCGCTCGTTATTGACGATATTATCGACCGATCCGAACTGCGTCGCGGCACCGCAAGCGCCTGGGCCGAATTCGGCTACGGGCCGGCGATCATCACGAGCGACGGACTCCTCGGTGAGGCGTTTGGCCTCTTTTCGACGAACCCACAGGCGACTCGCACCGTCGCCGAAGCGATGGTCGAACTCGGCATCGGCGAAGCGACCGAACTCTCAGCACAGCCGAGTAACGAAGAGGAGTACATGACCCTCGCGCGGCGCAAAACCGGCGCACTCTTTCGCGCTGCTGCCGAACTCGGCGCGATTGCGGCCGACTCCGATCCGTTCACCGTCGAAGCACTCGGCGAGTACGCCGAACGCGTCGGCATCGCCTTCCAGATTCGCGACGACGTTCTTGACGCCGTCGCCGACGCGGACGACCTCGGGAAGCCAACCGGTCACGACGCCGCTTTAGAGCGCCCCTCGGTCGTCCAGGTCACGGATCTCACACCCGAGGAAGCCAACGCGCGTGCCCGCGCAGAAGCCGACCGCGCACTCGACGCACTCGACCGCGTCGATGTCGCCGATCCCAAAGCAGAGGGCTACCTACTCGAGTTAGCTGAGTTCGTCGTCGAACGAGAACGATAA
- a CDS encoding methyl-accepting chemotaxis protein: MHGLLRKVVPNFIRRSYAMKFAIVLLILGLSVGAIGLVGTAQLQDGVQSNVYTDHETLALQQAESVNDFHENNEYTVEEFARSSAVDVQDADDQAAAQDYVEETMGDRGEGDVGEEHLHLLETDGHVIASTKVDPQGDEGLEGEWVDEIDNESNTYVTNAYESGDIDENEERIAYITASHNIPAGQVLVYTVPLDEYPVTTGDDRYAMVVDGNDRIAFSDPGDDAHASTTNPMFELYTDGGDDTPLVDARDEETGSLGAMEAGPGSSFMDEDFFGSQEYVVGYATIGSSDWVALIHTPTDIAYGFVDDVQQYGLIATIGAVMLIGLVGAVFGWNTSRSIDRLTRKASKMEEGDLEVDLESKRIDSIGRLYSGFGSMRDSLKTQIEETTQARDEAETARAEAERLNDHLEMKADEYSEVMQATADGDLTARMNADSENEAMTDIATEFNEMIAELETTTATIKTFATEVATASEEVTASSEEVQSASTQVAESTQEISEGADRQNDSLQSINQEMSGLSTTIEQIAASSNQVADLAARTAETGERGREAAQDAIEGMQEIETESDAAVAEIEKLETEMEQIDDLLEFITEIAEQTNMLALNANIEASRSESSNEGFSAVAGEVKELSAETREAARDIENRLEEIKSQTERAAAEVQQTSDHVSEHTDSVERAANALDEIADYAVETNTGMQEISSASDEQAASTQEVVAMVDEVATIAEQTSTESETVAAAAEEQTTALTEVSRSAGNLAQQATQLSATLDHFDTDADTSDSLEASDIASEEAAVSFDDDEVVSFGEDDVAEGDESDSDTEATTDPLATTPEGGADDETSASDEGEHGDGWEDHVNDGEDETNTDAASDDGSDPLADSFQFDDEE, translated from the coding sequence ATGCACGGACTGCTGCGTAAGGTGGTGCCGAACTTCATCCGTCGAAGCTACGCGATGAAGTTCGCGATTGTATTGCTGATCCTCGGCCTCTCGGTGGGGGCAATCGGACTCGTTGGGACGGCACAACTACAAGATGGTGTACAGTCGAACGTCTATACCGATCACGAGACGCTTGCGCTACAGCAAGCGGAATCGGTCAATGATTTCCACGAGAACAACGAATATACGGTCGAAGAGTTCGCGCGAAGTAGCGCGGTCGACGTCCAAGACGCTGACGATCAGGCGGCGGCACAAGACTACGTTGAGGAAACGATGGGTGACCGCGGCGAGGGTGATGTCGGCGAAGAACACCTCCATCTCCTCGAGACGGATGGGCACGTAATCGCCAGTACCAAGGTCGATCCACAGGGCGACGAAGGACTCGAGGGCGAGTGGGTGGATGAAATCGACAACGAGTCGAACACATACGTGACCAACGCCTACGAGAGCGGTGACATTGACGAGAACGAAGAGCGGATTGCATACATCACTGCCAGTCACAACATCCCGGCCGGGCAGGTACTCGTCTACACGGTTCCACTGGATGAGTATCCAGTGACGACGGGTGATGACCGCTATGCAATGGTCGTTGACGGAAACGATCGAATTGCGTTCAGTGACCCAGGTGACGATGCACATGCATCTACAACGAACCCGATGTTCGAACTGTATACTGATGGGGGCGATGACACACCGCTGGTCGATGCACGCGACGAGGAGACCGGCTCACTTGGGGCAATGGAAGCCGGACCGGGGAGTTCGTTCATGGATGAAGACTTCTTTGGCTCACAGGAGTACGTTGTTGGCTACGCGACTATCGGGAGCTCCGATTGGGTCGCACTCATCCATACGCCAACTGACATCGCCTACGGCTTCGTCGACGACGTCCAGCAGTACGGCCTGATCGCAACGATCGGCGCTGTCATGCTGATCGGACTCGTCGGTGCAGTCTTCGGTTGGAACACGTCCCGCTCGATCGATCGCCTGACCCGAAAGGCCTCCAAGATGGAAGAGGGTGATCTCGAGGTCGACCTCGAGTCCAAGCGGATCGACAGTATCGGCCGCCTATACTCCGGGTTCGGCAGTATGCGTGACTCGCTGAAGACCCAAATTGAGGAAACGACGCAGGCGCGCGACGAGGCAGAGACCGCTCGTGCGGAAGCCGAACGTCTCAACGACCACCTCGAGATGAAAGCCGACGAATACAGCGAGGTGATGCAGGCGACGGCCGACGGCGATCTCACCGCGCGGATGAACGCCGACAGCGAGAACGAGGCGATGACCGATATCGCGACCGAGTTCAACGAGATGATCGCCGAACTCGAGACGACGACGGCGACGATCAAGACGTTCGCAACGGAAGTCGCGACGGCCTCGGAGGAAGTGACTGCCTCGAGCGAGGAGGTCCAGTCGGCGTCGACGCAGGTTGCTGAATCCACACAAGAGATCTCCGAAGGTGCTGATCGACAGAACGACAGTCTGCAGTCGATCAATCAGGAGATGAGCGGGCTGTCGACGACGATCGAACAGATCGCAGCCTCTTCAAACCAGGTTGCCGACCTTGCAGCACGCACGGCAGAAACCGGCGAACGCGGGCGTGAAGCTGCACAGGATGCCATCGAGGGCATGCAGGAGATCGAAACCGAATCCGACGCAGCCGTCGCCGAAATCGAGAAACTCGAGACGGAGATGGAGCAGATCGACGACCTCCTCGAGTTCATTACGGAAATCGCCGAGCAGACGAACATGCTGGCGCTGAACGCAAACATCGAAGCATCCCGCTCGGAAAGCTCGAACGAAGGCTTCTCCGCCGTTGCAGGCGAGGTCAAAGAGCTCTCCGCAGAAACCCGCGAGGCCGCTCGAGACATCGAGAACCGCCTCGAGGAGATTAAGTCCCAGACCGAACGCGCAGCCGCAGAGGTCCAACAGACGAGCGACCACGTCTCCGAGCACACTGATTCCGTCGAGCGTGCGGCGAACGCACTTGACGAGATTGCAGATTACGCTGTCGAAACGAACACCGGGATGCAGGAAATCTCGAGTGCGAGCGACGAGCAGGCGGCCTCGACACAGGAAGTTGTCGCGATGGTCGACGAAGTTGCGACGATTGCCGAGCAGACAAGCACCGAAAGCGAGACCGTCGCTGCAGCGGCCGAAGAGCAGACGACGGCACTGACAGAAGTCTCGCGCAGTGCCGGGAACCTTGCCCAACAGGCAACGCAACTCTCTGCAACGCTCGATCACTTCGACACCGATGCAGACACTTCCGACTCGCTCGAGGCGTCAGACATCGCGTCTGAGGAGGCCGCCGTCTCGTTCGACGACGACGAAGTCGTCTCGTTCGGTGAGGACGATGTGGCCGAGGGCGACGAGTCTGATTCGGATACGGAAGCGACGACGGACCCACTAGCGACGACACCTGAAGGCGGTGCGGACGACGAGACGTCGGCAAGCGACGAGGGCGAACACGGTGACGGCTGGGAGGACCACGTCAACGACGGCGAAGACGAGACGAACACGGATGCTGCGAGCGATGACGGAAGCGACCCGCTCGCAGATTCGTTCCAGTTCGACGACGAGGAGTAA
- a CDS encoding electron transfer flavoprotein subunit alpha/FixB family protein, protein MTDILAVAEHRRGDLRDVSYELVTAGRQLADETGGELHLAVISGTVEDFAEKLNREGVDAIHTVTDGEEFNHDIYTQTVTQLADALDPQYVLIPNSVNGLDYAPAVGANLERPLITDTIALTTEGQTLTATREMYGGKVETTTELEGPAVVTIRSAEWPKAEGTSDATIESFEPEIDEGAIRSTVTGFEEVGSGDVDISDAEVLVSVGRGIDEEENLEIIHELADALDATVSSSRPIVDNGWLPKNRQVGQSGKVVTPDVYIAIGISGAVQHVAGMKGSDTIVAINTDPNAPIMDIADYAITDDLFDVVPALTEAFQ, encoded by the coding sequence ATGACTGACATTCTTGCGGTCGCCGAACACCGCCGCGGCGACCTGCGCGATGTGAGCTACGAACTCGTGACCGCCGGCCGCCAACTCGCCGACGAAACCGGTGGCGAACTTCACCTTGCGGTCATCAGCGGCACCGTTGAGGACTTCGCCGAGAAACTCAACCGCGAGGGCGTCGATGCGATTCACACTGTTACCGACGGCGAGGAGTTCAACCACGACATCTACACACAGACGGTCACCCAACTTGCCGACGCACTTGACCCACAATACGTCCTTATTCCCAACAGCGTCAACGGCCTCGACTACGCGCCCGCCGTCGGCGCCAACCTCGAGCGGCCGCTCATCACGGATACGATTGCCCTCACAACCGAGGGGCAGACACTGACAGCAACCCGCGAAATGTACGGCGGGAAAGTCGAGACGACGACCGAGCTCGAGGGTCCGGCCGTCGTGACAATCCGCAGCGCAGAGTGGCCCAAAGCCGAGGGAACCAGCGACGCGACGATTGAATCGTTCGAGCCTGAGATCGACGAGGGCGCGATCCGGTCGACGGTGACCGGGTTCGAGGAAGTCGGCAGCGGCGATGTCGACATCAGCGACGCCGAGGTGCTCGTCTCGGTTGGCCGCGGAATCGACGAAGAGGAGAATCTCGAGATTATCCACGAGCTTGCAGACGCGCTCGACGCGACAGTGTCTTCGTCGCGCCCGATCGTTGATAACGGCTGGCTGCCGAAGAATCGCCAAGTCGGCCAGTCCGGGAAGGTCGTTACGCCCGACGTCTACATTGCAATCGGCATTTCCGGTGCCGTTCAACACGTTGCCGGCATGAAGGGCTCGGATACGATCGTCGCGATTAACACTGATCCTAATGCGCCGATCATGGACATCGCGGACTACGCGATCACCGACGATCTGTTCGACGTCGTTCCAGCACTGACCGAAGCGTTTCAGTAA
- a CDS encoding electron transfer flavoprotein subunit beta/FixA family protein: MKILVPVTEVATVEDEFEIEGTAIAEQYLGADLNEWDDYAIEEAVQLQEAGVADEVVTVTIGPEECEQTIRQALAKGADRAVRLWDDALEDIDLLGVDAKAELLSAVVDDEDPDLVLTGVQAGDDAFGATGVSLAATVGYEWAAVVNHLEHDFEDGVASVRRELEGGVEELTDIELPAVLTIQTGINEPRYASLRGIRQAQRKPLDVLELADLGVDESAIGSAITLTEMYEPESESDATIWEGGAEETAGKLADLLREKGVAQ, from the coding sequence ATGAAAATTCTCGTACCGGTGACGGAGGTCGCGACCGTCGAAGACGAGTTCGAAATCGAAGGGACTGCCATCGCCGAGCAGTACCTCGGTGCGGACTTGAACGAGTGGGACGATTACGCGATCGAGGAGGCAGTCCAGTTGCAGGAAGCGGGCGTCGCTGACGAGGTCGTCACGGTGACGATCGGTCCCGAGGAGTGCGAACAGACCATCCGGCAGGCACTCGCGAAGGGTGCCGACCGCGCAGTCCGTCTCTGGGACGACGCACTCGAGGATATCGATCTGCTCGGCGTTGACGCGAAGGCAGAACTCCTCAGCGCTGTCGTCGACGACGAAGACCCGGATCTCGTCTTGACCGGTGTGCAAGCCGGTGACGACGCCTTCGGCGCGACAGGCGTCTCGCTCGCGGCGACGGTCGGGTACGAGTGGGCGGCCGTCGTTAACCACCTCGAGCACGACTTCGAGGACGGTGTCGCCTCGGTCCGACGCGAACTCGAGGGTGGTGTGGAGGAACTGACAGATATCGAACTGCCAGCCGTGTTGACGATCCAGACGGGGATCAACGAACCACGGTATGCGAGCCTGCGCGGGATTCGCCAGGCCCAGCGCAAGCCACTCGATGTCCTCGAGTTAGCCGACCTCGGTGTCGACGAAAGCGCAATCGGATCGGCGATCACGCTTACTGAGATGTACGAACCGGAAAGCGAGAGCGACGCGACCATCTGGGAGGGTGGCGCCGAGGAGACGGCCGGGAAACTTGCTGATCTCCTCCGCGAGAAGGGGGTGGCACAATGA